The sequence below is a genomic window from Pelosinus sp. IPA-1.
TAATGCGCCATCGAGCTCTTTACCGACTGACGCACCAGTCCAAAGGTTGATTTGAAAATGATCCTTTTTGATTCTTTCAGCTAGAGCCATTGGTACAGCTTTTGGGTAACCAGATGGTGTAAATCCACTAGTTCCGATATTCATTCCCGGCTTAATAACTGTCGCAGCTTGCTCTGCGCTTACAATTTTTGCATGAAGCGCTTTGTTACGCACACGATCTTTGATATCAATCATTTTAATACTTTCCTCCAAACATTTGAGTGATTAATTCGTTGGTAGCTGCCTTGCTAAGTAGAAAGACAAACTACTTAATCCGACTGACAAGTCCTCATTGATAATTCGGACACTATCAGGCACCCTTATTTTCCTTGGCGCAAAGTTCCATATCCCACGTATCCCATTCGCAACTAACTGATCTGCTACTCCTTGGGCATACGCTTCTGGTACGGCAATGATGCCAATATGAATTATTTTCTCCTCCATCACCTCTTTTAAACGGTCTAAATGAAAGACCTCTGTACCTTTTATACATTGCCCAATTTTATTGGGGTCAATATCAAACATAGCAACTAAATTGAAACCTAGTGAGTCAAAATTACGATAATTAGCTAATGCCCAGCCTAAATGTCCAACACCAATTACGGCAATATGCCAATTATAATCTAGCCCTAGTATTTCTC
It includes:
- a CDS encoding redox-sensing transcriptional repressor Rex, whose product is MRDIKDKNAISKATIDRLPLYFRTLRLSQEEGMEIISSEELGQRLGVTPEQIRKDLASFGQFGKKGVGYYVSELIRNIGEILGLDYNWHIAVIGVGHLGWALANYRNFDSLGFNLVAMFDIDPNKIGQCIKGTEVFHLDRLKEVMEEKIIHIGIIAVPEAYAQGVADQLVANGIRGIWNFAPRKIRVPDSVRIINEDLSVGLSSLSFYLARQLPTN